Part of the Bacillus sp. (in: firmicutes) genome, AGTATGGTGGAGAAAATATAAGAAAGATGGAGAAGCTGGTTTAATCGATAGAAGGGGCAGACGGAAAGAATATAAGGATCAAGATCGTTATGTTAGAAAATTAGAAATGGAGAATGCAATCCTAAAAAAGTATCTGGAGATTTTGAACAAGGAGGGAAGAAAATAAGGTTCCAGATAGTCGATCAATTCAGAGAAGATTACACAATAGAGGAACTATGCACGTTTCTAAAAGTATCCGTTTCAGGCTATTACAAGTACAAAAAGACTGCAGGTATTCAGAGAGACTCCTGGCTGAGCATGGCTTGAAATATGAACGGAACTATTGCATTTCCACGAAGGAACATTACCAAACGGAGAATGCACGCCAAGAGGCGGAAACTGCAAGCCGAGTGCCGGAAAGTGCAAGCTCAGTGTCGTAAAGTGCAAGCCAAGAAGCGGGAAGTGCAAGCCAAGAAGCGAGAAGTGCAAGCCAAGAAGCGAGAAGTGCAAGCCAAGAAGCGAGAAGTGCAAGCCAA contains:
- a CDS encoding helix-turn-helix domain-containing protein; the protein is MAKKGQKFQIYTFEMKLEAVKMKEAGYTNAQINEKLGIKDKDRLKVWWRKYKKDGEAGLIDRRGRRKEYKDQDRYVRKLEMENAILKKYLEILNKEGRK